A window from Saccharomyces cerevisiae S288C chromosome XIII, complete sequence encodes these proteins:
- the HAS1 gene encoding ATP-dependent RNA helicase HAS1 (ATP-dependent RNA helicase; involved in the biogenesis of 40S and 60S ribosome subunits; localizes to both the nuclear periphery and nucleolus; highly enriched in nuclear pore complex fractions; constituent of 66S pre-ribosomal particles): MATPSNKRSRDSESTEEPVVDEKSTSKQNNAAPEGEQTTCVEKFEELKLSQPTLKAIEKMGFTTMTSVQARTIPPLLAGRDVLGAAKTGSGKTLAFLIPAIELLHSLKFKPRNGTGIIVITPTRELALQIFGVARELMEFHSQTFGIVIGGANRRQEAEKLMKGVNMLIATPGRLLDHLQNTKGFVFKNLKALIIDEADRILEIGFEDEMRQIIKILPNEDRQSMLFSATQTTKVEDLARISLRPGPLFINVVPETDNSTADGLEQGYVVCDSDKRFLLLFSFLKRNQKKKIIVFLSSCNSVKYYAELLNYIDLPVLELHGKQKQQKRTNTFFEFCNAERGILICTDVAARGLDIPAVDWIIQFDPPDDPRDYIHRVGRTARGTKGKGKSLMFLTPNELGFLRYLKASKVPLNEYEFPENKIANVQSQLEKLIKSNYYLHQTAKDGYRSYLQAYASHSLKTVYQIDKLDLAKVAKSYGFPVPPKVNITIGASGKTPNTKRRKTHK; the protein is encoded by the coding sequence ATGGCTACCCCGTCAAATAAACGTTCTAGAGATTCTGAATCTACAGAAGAACCTGTAGTAGATGAAAAGAGCActtcaaaacaaaacaatgCCGCACCTGAGGGAGAACAAACTACTTGTGTGGAAAAGTTCGAAGAACTAAAGTTATCACAGCCAACTTTAAAGGCCATTGAAAAGATGGGATTTACCACTATGACTTCTGTTCAGGCAAGGACTATCCCACCTCTTTTGGCCGGTAGGGATGTTCTTGGTGCTGCCAAGACAGGTTCTGGTAAAACTCTAGCGTTTCTCATCCCTGCTATTGAACTATTGcattctttgaaattcaaaccAAGAAATGGTACCGGTATAATTGTCATTACGCCTACAAGAGAGTTGGCTTTACAGATTTTTGGAGTGGCAAGAGAGTTAATGGAATTCCATTCACAGACATTTGGTATTGTCATTGGTGGTGCAAATAGAAGACAGGAAGCcgaaaaattgatgaaaggTGTTAACATGTTGATTGCTACCCCTGGAAGATTATTGGATCACTTACAAAATACAAAAGGATTTGTATTCAAGAACTTGAAGGCTTTGATTATCGATGAAGCGGACAGAATCTTAGAAATTGggtttgaagatgaaatgaGGCAGATAATTAAGATCTTGCCAAACGAAGATAGGCAATCCATGTTATTTTCAGCTACACAAACGACCAAAGTTGAGGATTTGGCTAGAATCTCGCTGAGACCGGGCCCTCTTTTCATTAATGTCGTTCCTGAAACCGACAACTCCACCGCAGATGGATTAGAACAAGGCTATGTGGTATGTGACAGTGATAAGAGATTTTTgttgttattttctttcttgaaaagaaatcaaaaaaagaaaattattgtatttttatcatcttGTAACTCTGTGAAATATTACGCTGAATTATTGAACTATATTGATTTGCCAGTCCTCGAATTACACGGTAAgcaaaaacaacaaaagagAACAAATACATTTTTCGAATTCTGTAATGCGGAAAGAGGTATCTTGATTTGTACAGATGTCGCAGCTAGAGGGCTAGATATCCCTGCTGTGGACTGGATCATTCAATTCGACCCTCCTGATGATCCAAGAGATTATATTCATAGAGTCGGAAGAACCGCAAGAGGCACTAAAGGTAAGGGTAAATCTTTAATGTTTTTAACACCTAATGAATTAGGGTTTTTAAGATATCTAAAGGCTTCCAAGGTCCCATTAAATGAGTACGAATTCCcggaaaacaaaattgcAAACGTTCAATCAcaattagaaaaattaattaaATCCAACTATTATCTACATCAAACAGCCAAGGATGGTTATAGATCTTATTTACAAGCGTACGCTTCCCACTCTTTGAAAACTGTCTATCAAATCGATAAGCTGGATTTAGCCAAAGTAGCAAAGTCTTACGGTTTTCCAGTCCCTCCAAAGGTTAACATTACAATTGGTGCCAGTGGAAAAACGCCAAATACCAAAAGACGTAAAACTCATAAGTAA